A region of Salinibacter sp. 10B DNA encodes the following proteins:
- a CDS encoding FG-GAP-like repeat-containing protein: MTHFYCSYRRHFWMGETPLEERSQPEKPWGLYAFVLVAVLLFNPASLVQAQTVTDVRPESGIPGQTVQIHGKQLGGISTVTIGGTTALILSQSSTRLEVEVPSGVQGPTAIQVGTTTAAERFTVLTGGSTTFASASTLAPTRNGEVTRGDFDGDNDLDLLVTGTNESGSVTTTLYYNDGTGQFSEASDVSSSLANVRNGTADFADVNGDGRLDILLTGTNGSGTPITRLYTNDGGSLDDGSLTITEQVEAAPASGFENSAVALGDLDADGDLDLIAAGDTTGSNDRATVLYENDGSGNFTAAPTPSSAFVDVENGTVDFGDVNGDDTLDVVVTGVDGGGSPTTTVYEYDNGTYVSTSLSPGVTNSAVDLGDATGNGVPDLVVTGSDGSFGQVAEFFTNGGEGSFTSEQVLSPAVENGTADFVDVDGDGDLDLVTTGNDGDMIPYATVYEYDATDSPPYSIVGTRQVTPTTSSASAVGDYDGDGRVNLFFTGETSSSARSAILYRPALRITNTYPSPYAPSFSTSSDMEFTFSAPVAESSGLADSIVVRGSQHGGIGDDGSLTGGTETLQYGPTPSFAPGERVQVLFRNGLESTGGLFLPRPLNFGFRAAASKGPADFPVSRPVSTSETGARSVASGYLTGNGNLDLVVAAAGDDEVTLYEGNGDGTFSSGSVLGSGITYARALTLADLNGDGRLDVVVGSGENESSDPNDIIRYYLNEGAGSFGEGQDITNGGNADDVRDLEAEDFDGDGSVDLVAVTSDNSSIYVYQNNSGSEEDGAPTFTEVAVNGGNADDPRAVHVADVDGNGTPDLVVGSVSDDNISWYPNNGGSFGSEKDAGFLSNTVNPRDLDAANLDEDQRVEIVGVERGNDSNAGDGAIAVYAPTTSIEGSIQWSRTEVARTDSALTATTADVNADGHIDIVAGSVGGDSLVWYENISGGGFGPGKTMDVGIHNVQDVIAVDVDGDGSLDPVIAAPTEDLVSLYPNIPAPRVSSTTPAQNTVGVDTSLSRISFSFTKELDPNSIGLNSVTLAGSQSGQISPSGVDLSSSSEELEVELGSEVTFHPGEKITASVLADSVLASDGSALDTTYTLSFRAATASGSGNFVDAGIPLTGVRGGDADWGDYDDDGDLDLILAGDSNGKNTTGGEVLRLYENNGDGTFTEYDVPSDLAADAGVIGVQDGASVEWGDYDHDGNLDLAVSGYNGSSSPYDKTRVYRQRDDGQFETVATETGVFAGAKGSSLSWADYDGDGDLDLVVTGPSSDEGGTAYLYRYDESTNSFVEANVLTPVNTISGSDWGDVDNDGDLDLVVTGATSSGSNTNIYRNDGDPDADGAVEFGRLGMSNIVSGSDVDIVGASAEFGDVNGDGALDLLVTGEDESTGDPKTRMYVNENAGTIAFSTLTTPVRQDSTKDGEAAFGDFSGDGRLDVASVGDSTTFDDPNESQSAIFRNEGGSPPSFTKSNVAITPVDSASVAWGDYNGDGTLDLIVTGDDETDTPTATLYKQSPALQVTSTAPARHTVGVDTARGSISATFNKEIDFTTSSDRVAVFGDQSGRVPLSGVQQGATSRELEIVVSSTFDFQPGERVRVSVFADSTVATDGTTLASTFTFQFTAAAQSVTPSFPVDRVLSDTVDVVTSVEAATVNNSYDTPDALVAIDGGDDKVGWFRNTDGQGGFSGLRDIETGFFSPYDVVPGDLDGDGTVGVIGVWASSNVIQWYPNDGAAPPSFSTSQEVTLNGGAPQDATAADLDGDGDLDPVAALAADDAVVWYENRVDQGNGFAAADTIARVPHPDKVAIADVDGNGTLDVISASGGTSGDTDNRLAWHANEDGDGSRWTTLNISTAVSGNNSGQNIGLGVGDVDGDGAVDVITSSYLDGTVSWFDNTTGDGSDWTRSFITQDASGPTDVAPFDLDGDGDLDVLYSDYLESRVAWVENTDGNGSFSSQHRLVTDDTPQPLSVTVADLNGDGQLDVLASGSSTVAWHPNTTIAPQVVTRPPSDSSSNGFTAEALVNPGGASTDVVFEYGKDLSFGADSTFAASSSPIAGDDTVNVGATVDTLKAATKYYYRVVATNSVGTNTGEIDSVTTKVADPPTVTADSVRSVTDTSAVLYGTVNPGGDTSRVYLAFGLATADAPTVHPIDTLRTALSSDQVVSQVVDTLQPSTEYRYGFRAVNIADSTSGGPQTFTTSNVPPSAVNDTTTIDEDQAVTIPVLANDTDRGGRLDTSTVAVVDSPSVGTAEVEGETGKITYTPTPDSNGTDRFAYAVSDDSSAVDTAEVIITIEAINDLPLTRADTVSVQEGSAAVVPVLENDTDVEGPLDTTSVAIERGPSKGAASVTTEGQIRYEPDPNYSGPDSLRYTVADTSGARSQPTPVRFDVGALTLALPDTVEAGIASVGHPRSLAVTVKNEGEILLTGLSASVEAGDSSDYALRESSLEDTLAVGESGMVPLRFEPSTPGGREARLIVTAAEGTADTATVRGRGVGVTVDAPPPSRGTSANIGFTLEGGIDAITDADAGNGSTLYVRKGGARTYRARSLSKAGQDPLQLQAQVPDTLVSARGIDYFAVVVGKDPVGKQDTLTIPAGGSRRARRTPRHLPVQFDLLRPPSQAEFPAESYRMVSVPAVPEQGVKEALKNHYGSYDRGKWRVLRWAAEAEEYQEFPSIDSLEVGEGFWLVTSEGTPPRIESGQTPDADQARMLTLEPGWNQVGSPFGYSVPWDTVQAASGLSGKEIDGPIAYRDSAYWSGQSRLMPWEAYFVFNAQSEPDTLVVPPVGSEGAAGNGGKNSLLASGQQGTDPTTRRSATPQEGAKTSNPPVNKRSPRKAAPGQASASKAPSSPTSPDKSALESASSKEGSYTLHLRARPDGKVQGGRPATVTLGLRTAAKTGRDRFDQAQAPPIGQNVRLGVLQKTGGRSVPHAESFKPSEGGGQAWRVRLTNRLDETIPVRLGLTEAGPLPSDYQRYILDLKSGRRRAPGARLELDAGAVRVLKVIVGTEAYAEAESEGVDLDTFTDALRGNYPNPFEDETTIAYTLKTRREAVTVAIYDVLGRRINTLTEGAKRSAGLHRVQWDGTNQQGRPVGSGVYFYRVKAEGFQKTRKMVLVR, encoded by the coding sequence ATGACCCATTTCTACTGCTCGTATCGCCGCCATTTTTGGATGGGCGAAACCCCATTGGAGGAGCGCTCTCAGCCTGAGAAGCCATGGGGGCTCTATGCCTTCGTTTTGGTCGCGGTGCTTCTCTTTAATCCGGCCTCGCTGGTGCAGGCCCAGACCGTGACCGACGTGCGTCCGGAGAGTGGCATTCCGGGCCAGACGGTGCAAATACACGGCAAGCAGCTGGGGGGAATCTCGACCGTTACCATTGGAGGGACCACGGCTCTTATCTTGAGTCAGTCCAGCACGAGGCTTGAAGTGGAGGTTCCAAGTGGAGTGCAGGGACCGACGGCCATCCAGGTGGGCACCACAACGGCGGCCGAGCGGTTTACCGTTCTCACGGGCGGATCCACGACCTTTGCATCCGCCAGTACGCTTGCTCCTACTCGCAACGGAGAAGTCACCCGCGGCGACTTCGATGGGGACAATGATCTTGATCTCCTTGTAACTGGAACCAACGAGAGTGGAAGTGTCACCACAACCCTCTACTACAATGACGGCACGGGACAATTTTCGGAGGCTAGTGACGTGAGTTCGTCCCTCGCGAATGTACGCAACGGAACGGCGGACTTTGCGGATGTGAACGGGGATGGTCGGCTCGACATTCTTCTGACAGGGACGAATGGCAGCGGAACCCCAATTACTCGGTTATACACCAATGATGGAGGGTCACTCGATGATGGAAGCCTTACGATTACAGAACAGGTGGAGGCCGCACCGGCAAGCGGGTTCGAGAATAGTGCGGTGGCGCTAGGGGATCTTGATGCAGACGGCGATCTCGATCTCATTGCGGCGGGAGACACCACCGGGAGTAATGATCGGGCCACCGTACTTTACGAAAACGACGGAAGCGGAAACTTTACGGCGGCGCCAACACCGAGCAGTGCTTTCGTCGACGTTGAGAATGGGACCGTCGATTTTGGAGACGTAAATGGGGATGACACCCTCGATGTGGTGGTAACGGGCGTCGATGGAGGCGGAAGCCCCACCACCACTGTGTACGAATACGATAACGGGACGTATGTGTCCACCAGCTTGTCGCCCGGCGTTACGAACAGCGCGGTGGATTTGGGCGATGCGACGGGCAATGGCGTGCCCGATCTCGTGGTGACTGGAAGCGACGGCAGCTTCGGACAGGTGGCTGAGTTCTTCACGAATGGGGGGGAGGGAAGCTTCACCAGTGAGCAGGTGTTGTCTCCGGCGGTGGAGAACGGAACGGCGGACTTCGTCGACGTCGACGGGGACGGAGATCTCGATCTGGTGACGACGGGGAATGACGGGGACATGATTCCATATGCGACAGTGTACGAGTATGATGCGACCGACTCTCCGCCCTACTCGATAGTGGGGACGAGGCAGGTCACCCCCACCACGAGCAGTGCCTCCGCCGTCGGCGACTATGACGGCGACGGGCGGGTCAACTTGTTCTTTACGGGAGAGACCAGTTCTTCTGCACGCTCGGCGATTCTCTACCGTCCGGCTCTTCGAATTACAAACACATATCCCTCTCCGTACGCGCCGAGTTTCTCAACCAGCAGCGACATGGAGTTTACCTTCAGTGCGCCGGTGGCCGAGAGCTCCGGGTTGGCTGATAGTATTGTCGTTCGGGGAAGTCAGCATGGGGGGATTGGCGATGACGGCTCCCTGACCGGGGGGACTGAGACACTTCAGTATGGACCGACGCCTTCTTTTGCCCCTGGGGAACGGGTGCAGGTGCTTTTTCGGAACGGGCTGGAGAGCACAGGCGGCCTGTTTTTGCCGCGTCCGTTGAATTTTGGCTTTCGGGCAGCTGCATCGAAGGGACCAGCAGACTTTCCCGTCAGCCGTCCTGTCTCGACCAGTGAGACGGGAGCCCGGTCCGTCGCGTCGGGATACCTGACTGGAAATGGGAATCTTGATCTCGTTGTGGCGGCTGCTGGAGACGATGAGGTAACGCTCTACGAAGGAAACGGCGACGGAACCTTCAGTTCTGGGTCGGTGCTCGGGTCGGGGATCACCTATGCTCGGGCCCTCACGCTCGCCGACCTGAACGGCGATGGGCGTCTGGACGTAGTGGTGGGATCCGGCGAAAACGAGTCCAGCGATCCGAATGACATCATTCGGTACTACCTCAACGAAGGGGCAGGGTCTTTTGGAGAAGGACAGGACATTACCAATGGAGGGAATGCCGACGATGTGCGAGATCTAGAGGCCGAGGATTTCGACGGCGATGGCAGCGTGGATCTCGTGGCGGTCACGTCGGACAACAGTTCGATCTACGTCTATCAAAATAATAGTGGCAGCGAGGAGGACGGGGCTCCGACGTTCACCGAGGTTGCAGTGAATGGCGGAAATGCAGACGATCCACGAGCCGTTCACGTGGCGGATGTGGATGGAAATGGCACTCCCGACCTCGTCGTTGGGAGTGTGTCGGACGATAATATCTCGTGGTACCCCAACAACGGAGGGAGTTTTGGAAGTGAGAAGGACGCCGGGTTCCTTTCGAATACGGTAAACCCCCGCGATCTGGATGCCGCTAATCTGGACGAAGATCAGAGGGTCGAGATTGTCGGAGTCGAGCGGGGGAACGATTCAAATGCGGGGGATGGGGCGATAGCCGTCTATGCTCCCACCACCAGCATTGAGGGATCCATTCAGTGGAGTCGGACCGAGGTGGCCCGTACCGACAGCGCGCTAACGGCCACGACCGCAGATGTCAATGCCGATGGGCATATCGACATCGTGGCGGGCTCTGTTGGAGGCGACTCGCTGGTGTGGTACGAAAACATCAGTGGGGGCGGCTTCGGACCCGGAAAGACAATGGACGTAGGGATCCATAACGTGCAGGATGTTATTGCCGTCGACGTAGATGGAGACGGAAGCCTCGACCCGGTGATTGCCGCTCCTACGGAAGATCTCGTGTCCCTTTATCCGAACATCCCCGCGCCACGTGTTTCGAGTACGACACCTGCGCAGAATACGGTGGGAGTGGATACCTCCCTCTCGCGGATTTCGTTCAGCTTCACTAAGGAGCTCGACCCGAACAGCATAGGATTGAATAGTGTCACGCTTGCTGGGTCTCAGTCCGGACAAATTTCGCCAAGCGGTGTGGACCTCTCCAGCTCGAGTGAAGAACTTGAAGTGGAGCTAGGGAGCGAGGTGACCTTCCACCCCGGAGAGAAAATCACAGCATCTGTGTTGGCGGACAGCGTGCTTGCCTCTGATGGATCGGCCCTCGATACGACGTACACCCTGTCCTTTAGAGCGGCGACGGCGTCCGGATCGGGAAACTTCGTGGATGCAGGCATTCCGCTTACGGGAGTGAGGGGAGGAGATGCGGATTGGGGAGATTATGATGATGACGGAGATCTTGATCTCATCCTTGCGGGAGACTCAAATGGCAAAAATACGACGGGCGGAGAGGTCCTTCGCCTCTACGAGAACAATGGGGATGGGACGTTTACAGAGTATGATGTGCCGTCGGATCTTGCGGCCGATGCTGGAGTGATCGGGGTGCAGGATGGGGCTTCGGTTGAGTGGGGGGACTACGACCATGACGGGAATTTGGATCTGGCTGTATCCGGATACAACGGAAGTAGCAGTCCATACGACAAGACGAGAGTCTACCGGCAACGGGACGATGGGCAGTTTGAAACGGTGGCAACGGAGACGGGGGTGTTTGCGGGGGCGAAGGGGAGCTCGCTTTCCTGGGCTGACTACGACGGCGACGGCGATTTGGACTTGGTCGTGACCGGGCCAAGCAGTGATGAGGGGGGGACGGCCTACCTTTACCGATACGACGAAAGCACGAACAGCTTTGTGGAAGCCAACGTGCTTACTCCGGTCAATACGATCAGTGGGTCCGACTGGGGGGACGTGGATAATGATGGAGACCTGGACCTGGTCGTTACGGGGGCCACCAGTAGTGGGAGCAACACCAACATCTACCGAAATGATGGCGACCCCGATGCGGATGGGGCCGTCGAGTTTGGGCGCTTGGGGATGTCCAACATCGTCTCTGGTAGCGATGTCGACATTGTTGGGGCCTCCGCCGAGTTTGGAGACGTAAATGGCGATGGGGCCCTTGATCTCCTCGTGACGGGAGAGGACGAGAGCACGGGCGATCCGAAAACGCGGATGTACGTGAACGAGAATGCTGGGACGATCGCGTTTAGCACTCTTACCACGCCGGTTCGCCAGGACAGCACAAAGGACGGAGAAGCGGCGTTCGGCGATTTTTCCGGCGATGGGCGTTTAGATGTTGCGTCCGTTGGCGACAGCACTACATTTGACGATCCCAACGAGAGTCAGTCAGCCATTTTTCGCAACGAGGGAGGGAGTCCGCCTTCATTCACGAAGAGCAATGTCGCCATCACGCCCGTTGATTCGGCCTCGGTGGCGTGGGGGGACTACAATGGGGATGGCACCCTCGACCTAATCGTAACCGGGGACGACGAGACAGATACCCCAACGGCCACGCTGTACAAGCAATCCCCAGCCTTACAGGTCACCAGCACTGCCCCGGCCCGACACACGGTGGGGGTTGACACTGCGCGGGGAAGCATCTCGGCTACCTTCAACAAGGAGATTGACTTCACAACGTCGAGCGATCGCGTAGCGGTATTTGGGGACCAGTCGGGGCGCGTTCCGCTGAGTGGGGTACAGCAGGGAGCGACGTCTCGTGAGCTCGAAATTGTAGTAAGCTCCACGTTCGACTTTCAGCCCGGGGAGCGAGTACGCGTATCGGTGTTTGCTGACAGTACTGTTGCTACGGACGGAACCACCCTCGCGTCGACCTTCACGTTCCAGTTTACTGCCGCTGCCCAATCCGTGACGCCGTCGTTTCCGGTCGATCGTGTGCTCTCGGACACCGTGGACGTCGTCACGAGCGTAGAAGCCGCGACGGTGAATAATTCGTACGACACCCCGGACGCGCTGGTCGCGATTGATGGAGGCGACGACAAAGTTGGATGGTTCCGCAACACGGACGGGCAGGGGGGCTTTTCCGGATTGCGGGACATCGAAACTGGGTTTTTCTCCCCCTACGATGTCGTTCCGGGCGACCTTGACGGAGACGGAACGGTGGGGGTGATTGGGGTTTGGGCCAGCTCGAATGTAATACAGTGGTACCCGAACGATGGAGCAGCTCCCCCTTCCTTTTCGACTTCACAAGAGGTGACACTCAATGGAGGGGCGCCCCAGGATGCGACCGCTGCGGATCTTGATGGGGATGGAGACCTGGATCCCGTCGCGGCTCTCGCGGCCGACGATGCCGTGGTCTGGTACGAAAATCGCGTCGATCAGGGAAACGGGTTCGCGGCTGCGGATACGATTGCGCGCGTTCCCCACCCCGACAAGGTTGCGATTGCCGACGTGGACGGGAACGGCACACTGGATGTGATCTCCGCGTCGGGGGGCACCAGCGGAGATACAGACAATCGTCTTGCGTGGCACGCCAATGAGGATGGAGATGGCAGCCGATGGACGACGCTGAATATCAGTACGGCGGTGAGCGGGAATAACAGCGGGCAAAACATCGGCCTTGGGGTGGGCGATGTCGATGGAGACGGGGCCGTGGATGTGATCACGAGTTCGTACCTTGACGGCACCGTGTCGTGGTTCGACAACACGACGGGAGACGGGAGCGATTGGACGAGATCCTTCATTACGCAAGACGCGTCCGGGCCCACAGACGTAGCCCCATTCGATCTCGATGGGGACGGCGACCTGGACGTCCTCTATTCGGACTATCTGGAGTCCCGCGTTGCGTGGGTTGAGAATACGGACGGAAATGGAAGCTTCTCTAGCCAGCACCGGCTCGTGACCGACGATACCCCGCAACCGTTGAGCGTCACGGTGGCGGACCTGAATGGCGATGGACAACTGGACGTGTTGGCGTCGGGGAGTTCAACAGTGGCCTGGCATCCGAACACAACGATCGCGCCGCAGGTCGTAACGAGGCCGCCGAGTGATTCGTCTTCGAACGGGTTTACTGCTGAGGCACTGGTGAACCCGGGAGGGGCGTCTACGGATGTTGTCTTCGAGTACGGAAAGGATCTCTCGTTCGGGGCCGACTCCACGTTTGCAGCCTCGTCCAGTCCCATTGCTGGAGACGACACGGTGAATGTGGGGGCGACAGTCGACACGCTGAAGGCGGCGACCAAATACTATTATCGGGTGGTGGCAACGAACAGCGTTGGGACCAACACTGGAGAAATCGATTCGGTAACGACCAAGGTGGCCGATCCCCCAACCGTCACGGCCGACTCTGTAAGGAGCGTGACGGATACGAGTGCCGTTCTGTACGGGACCGTCAATCCTGGAGGAGACACGTCTCGGGTGTATCTCGCGTTTGGGTTAGCGACGGCAGATGCGCCGACGGTACATCCGATTGACACGCTTCGGACCGCCCTTTCGAGCGATCAAGTCGTGAGTCAGGTGGTGGATACCCTCCAGCCGAGCACCGAATATCGGTATGGGTTCAGGGCTGTCAATATAGCAGATTCAACGAGCGGCGGTCCTCAGACCTTCACCACCTCTAACGTTCCCCCCTCCGCGGTGAACGACACGACGACAATCGATGAGGATCAAGCGGTGACAATCCCCGTCCTGGCGAACGACACCGATCGAGGAGGACGGCTCGATACCTCCACCGTTGCGGTTGTGGACTCCCCGTCTGTTGGGACTGCGGAGGTAGAAGGGGAAACGGGCAAGATTACCTACACGCCGACACCGGACTCCAATGGGACAGATCGCTTTGCCTACGCAGTATCCGATGACTCCAGCGCCGTGGACACGGCGGAGGTGATTATCACAATCGAAGCGATCAACGACCTCCCGCTCACCCGTGCCGACACTGTTTCGGTACAAGAGGGCAGTGCCGCGGTCGTGCCGGTTCTTGAGAATGACACTGATGTTGAGGGACCGTTAGACACGACCTCGGTGGCCATCGAACGCGGTCCGTCGAAGGGGGCCGCGTCCGTCACGACGGAGGGACAAATTCGGTACGAGCCGGACCCGAATTACAGCGGGCCGGACAGCCTGCGGTACACGGTGGCAGATACATCGGGAGCCCGGTCCCAGCCGACGCCGGTCCGGTTTGATGTCGGGGCACTTACACTGGCTTTGCCGGACACAGTAGAGGCGGGGATTGCTTCCGTGGGACACCCGCGCTCTTTGGCTGTCACAGTGAAAAATGAAGGGGAGATCCTACTCACTGGCCTGTCGGCGTCCGTTGAGGCAGGGGACAGTTCTGATTATGCATTGCGGGAGAGCAGTCTTGAGGACACTCTTGCCGTGGGGGAGAGCGGGATGGTGCCACTCCGGTTTGAACCGTCAACGCCAGGAGGACGAGAGGCTCGTCTGATAGTGACGGCAGCGGAAGGGACGGCCGACACTGCCACGGTGCGGGGGCGGGGCGTGGGCGTGACGGTCGATGCTCCACCGCCGTCGCGCGGGACATCCGCCAATATTGGGTTCACCTTGGAGGGGGGGATCGACGCAATCACTGACGCGGATGCGGGGAATGGCTCAACCTTGTATGTCCGCAAGGGAGGAGCGAGAACCTACCGCGCTCGTTCCCTCTCAAAAGCGGGACAGGATCCCCTTCAATTGCAGGCACAGGTCCCCGATACCCTTGTCTCCGCGCGCGGAATCGACTACTTCGCCGTCGTTGTGGGGAAAGACCCGGTCGGAAAGCAAGATACGCTGACGATTCCGGCAGGCGGCTCCCGTCGCGCCCGGCGTACGCCGCGTCACCTGCCGGTGCAGTTCGACTTACTCCGCCCACCGTCGCAAGCAGAGTTTCCGGCGGAGAGTTATCGAATGGTGTCGGTGCCGGCAGTGCCGGAGCAGGGGGTGAAGGAGGCCCTCAAGAACCACTACGGTTCGTACGACCGAGGGAAGTGGCGAGTGCTCCGATGGGCCGCTGAGGCAGAGGAGTATCAAGAGTTCCCCTCCATCGATTCTCTGGAGGTCGGAGAGGGATTCTGGCTGGTTACGTCAGAGGGAACGCCGCCCCGGATTGAGAGCGGGCAGACGCCGGACGCTGATCAGGCACGAATGCTGACGCTGGAGCCGGGTTGGAACCAGGTGGGGAGTCCATTCGGATACTCTGTCCCGTGGGATACGGTGCAGGCAGCCTCGGGCCTGAGCGGGAAAGAAATCGACGGGCCAATCGCCTATCGGGACAGTGCTTATTGGTCAGGACAGTCTCGGTTGATGCCGTGGGAGGCGTACTTTGTGTTCAATGCGCAATCAGAACCGGATACGTTGGTGGTACCGCCGGTCGGGAGTGAAGGCGCTGCGGGGAATGGCGGAAAGAATAGTCTCCTTGCGAGTGGACAGCAGGGAACCGATCCCACCACTCGACGGTCGGCGACTCCACAGGAGGGGGCGAAGACAAGCAATCCCCCGGTTAACAAAAGGTCTCCCCGAAAGGCCGCCCCCGGACAGGCGTCTGCGTCGAAGGCCCCGTCCAGCCCAACGTCCCCCGATAAGTCCGCCTTAGAATCTGCCTCGTCGAAGGAAGGGTCCTATACGCTTCATTTAAGAGCTCGACCGGACGGAAAGGTGCAGGGCGGACGTCCCGCGACGGTCACGCTTGGCCTGCGCACGGCAGCCAAGACGGGACGAGACCGATTTGATCAGGCACAAGCACCGCCGATTGGGCAGAATGTGCGACTTGGGGTGCTCCAGAAAACCGGGGGACGGTCGGTCCCACATGCTGAAAGCTTTAAGCCTTCTGAGGGGGGCGGACAGGCCTGGCGGGTCCGGCTCACCAACCGACTGGATGAGACGATTCCGGTTCGGCTTGGGCTGACAGAGGCCGGCCCGTTGCCTTCAGACTATCAGCGGTACATATTGGACCTGAAGTCTGGACGACGGCGAGCTCCGGGAGCCCGCCTTGAGCTAGATGCAGGCGCAGTGCGAGTGCTGAAAGTCATTGTTGGAACTGAAGCCTACGCCGAAGCGGAAAGTGAAGGGGTGGATCTCGATACCTTCACGGACGCCCTTCGGGGAAATTACCCGAATCCATTTGAGGACGAGACGACGATCGCGTACACGCTGAAAACTAGGCGAGAGGCGGTCACTGTCGCCATCTACGACGTGCTGGGGCGACGTATCAACACCTTGACGGAGGGAGCGAAACGATCTGCTGGTCTTCACCGGGTGCAGTGGGACGGGACGAACCAGCAGGGACGACCGGTTGGGAGCGGCGTCTACTTTTACCGGGTTAAGGCAGAAGGCTTTCAGAAGACCCGGAAGATGGTGCTAGTTCGATAA
- a CDS encoding cytochrome c3 family protein, translated as MPQIFPKKANVLPLLSLVGSLIGGVALIGLVWYYFSPEFTTVGYKPDQPVPYSHELHAGQLGIDCQYCHTNVENSKHANVPPTQTCMNCHNQIRTNSPNLLRVRQSWANDEPIQWTKVHHLPDYAHFSHASHVNKGVGCETCHGRIDKMEVVYQAEPLSMGWCLECHRQPELYLRPNDKITAMGYTQPANFVERNLERIRDEGIQPPTNCSACHY; from the coding sequence ATGCCGCAAATATTTCCCAAGAAGGCAAACGTCCTTCCACTGCTGTCACTCGTGGGGTCACTCATCGGGGGCGTAGCACTGATCGGACTGGTCTGGTATTATTTCTCTCCGGAGTTTACGACCGTTGGGTATAAGCCGGACCAGCCCGTTCCGTACAGTCACGAGCTTCACGCCGGCCAACTTGGCATCGACTGCCAGTACTGCCACACCAACGTCGAGAACTCGAAGCACGCGAACGTGCCCCCGACGCAGACCTGCATGAACTGCCACAATCAGATTCGGACCAACTCGCCGAATCTGTTGCGAGTGCGGCAGAGCTGGGCCAACGACGAGCCGATCCAGTGGACGAAAGTGCACCACCTGCCCGATTACGCCCACTTCAGTCACGCGTCCCACGTGAATAAGGGCGTAGGGTGTGAGACCTGTCACGGGCGCATCGACAAGATGGAGGTTGTGTACCAAGCGGAGCCCCTCTCAATGGGCTGGTGTTTGGAATGTCACCGTCAGCCGGAGCTTTACCTGCGCCCCAATGATAAGATTACGGCGATGGGGTATACGCAACCCGCGAATTTCGTGGAGCGCAACCTGGAGCGGATTCGAGACGAGGGAATTCAACCGCCCACCAACTGCTCCGCCTGCCACTACTAA